In the Nerophis ophidion isolate RoL-2023_Sa linkage group LG01, RoL_Noph_v1.0, whole genome shotgun sequence genome, one interval contains:
- the LOC133557552 gene encoding CDGSH iron-sulfur domain-containing protein 3, mitochondrial-like encodes MNTVSSMVSSGRRCMQKIRRPPLLLPAASSRVQRRLQSTQPVCAARLPYIVKVHAGKRYAWCACGHSKKQPYCDGAHKTEALGISPLRFTPDKDKTVMLCACKQTKNAPFCDGSHFKVIFKDVLKSVKSVFK; translated from the exons ATGAACACAGTCAGCTCCATGGTGTCGTCGGGAAGACGATGTATGCAGAAAATCAGACGACCGCCACTCCTTTTACCTGCAGCTTCGTCGAGG GTACAGCGTCGTCTTCAGTCGACTCAACCCGTCTGTGCAGCCCGGCTACCTTACATTGTCAAGGTGCATGCTGGGAAACGCTATGCCTGGTGTGCATGTGGACACAGCAAGAAACAG CCTTACTGCGATGGAGCTCACAAGACTGAAGCGCTGGGTATTTCTCCACTTCGATTCACTCCTGACAAAGACAAGACTGTCATGCTGTGTGCCTGCAAGCAGACTAAAAACGCTCCTTTTTGTGATGGCTCGCACTTTAAAGTCATCTTCAAGGATGTACTCAAGTCGGTAAAAAGCGTTTTCAAATGA